The genomic DNA TGTGCAAATTCAGCTGCTTCAGGTAAGTACCGAGGAGGAAAATCATGCTCATCTTCTCTATTACCCAAACTGGCACATTTATGGGAGAATCTGGCCATCTGTGAACTCAGATACGACTGCGCCTAGATGGGATCTTGAGATCTGTAGTGTGTACCATGCCCATTAGGGCATTTGTCCACAAGAAGCACTTTCCTGGGAAGTTTGTATGAAACCGGCTTTAAAGAGATCTAGAAATGGCTGAAAACAGAGCCAGTTCAATCATACAACTGCTGGGGCCCAAACAGATGCAGAATTTCCTAGTTTGAAAGGCAGTTAGGAGGCCAGCAAAACAGATGCTGCATTCCTGTCCCAAAGTATGGGgtaatttttcttggaaaaggaaaggattgCTAATATCCATTGACTTGAGGGATGCTTCCGAGTATGACTTTTTCCTCTAGTCTCTTGCCTCCCTTCCCCACAAATTCCTGTATTACCCCACCTCTCACTTACAAGGTAAATGAGACTGACATGAAAACATTCctgtaaaatgaaatttcagcCTAAACTATTATTTCTCTAAACTGTTGAAATAAAGCTTAAGTTTTTTAGGATTGTGAGGCAGAGTGAAATTGACCATATTGTGCTGAGGTGCTTGGGGGGTCTTGTAACTGCATCGTGTTTCTCTGTTTACAGGATGATTCTCCAGGAGAGGGTGATTTGCCCTTTCAACTGAGCTCTCAGTCCTCTTCATCACATTCTCAACTTACAGTGGATTTACCTGTTCACATACTTCAGGTACAACGCATCAGATCTGTTGGGTTTTATTGCTTAGCTTGAAAATGAAGATGGCTTACTGTGAACACTGGTGTTCTGCCTAATGAAAATACAGATGGATCCACTGTCAGTTTAATTTCACATATGAGAAGTAGTAAGCGGAGAACTGTACTGCAAGATTTATCTTGTGTATGTTAGCAACCTTTGACATGTCATAGgtggttgtttttcttccttgtaaCTGAGTAATGAGTAACTGAACATTACTGGAGATATTAAGCAGGTCAAGAACAAGGATCAGAATTGATATGTGGGAGGctgcaggaaagatgggaagTGTGAAATGAAGTCTTGAGCCAGGATTTCAGAGTGGTGTCTAGAAGGGAATGACAGTAATATTGAGAAATCTGCTTGATTCTACAGTGTTTGGTTTTACTACTTGCTCTTGTTAAGTGCTGAGTGTCAGTGTTGTTTGAACTTGGAAAGTTTTGTATAGCTTCTTGCATAAACATTTTGTTATCTGCTTTTTGTTAGACTGTATATTAGTGAGTAGGAGGAGCTGAGAATTGAGTAGCAGTGAATAATTAGCATGGCCATAAATCACATTTTCTACTTGACTGTGCTGGGCTTTGATTTTGATAAACTCTGCAGTGCAGTTTCATACCGAGTGTGCTTTTGGATAAAAAACCCAATGCTTTTGTATTTAGAGGAGCATCTTACTGTGATAAACCTAGAAATACAAGAAGAGTACTAGGTTTGCTGGCCACGTTAGTTAATATCTGGAAAGCTAGTAGTTGGTGATTTAAAATTTATCTCTATTAGTAACGCTTATTTGAAGTGTTCCAAAGAGAAACAGTAGCAGCATTGTTTGAGTGGAAGTAAGAAAGCATTGGATTTCCTCTAAAGCattcaaataatttctctggTGTTGGATAAATGTCAATGTAATCTTAGTGCTAAGCGTTAAAAGCATCTAGAGGTGAAAGCACTGAACTGTCTGTTTGCTTTAACAGGAACCACACAATTCCACTGAAGATGATGCAGGTTCTGATAACTCTCAGTTCACTGGAAGCACAATAAACTTACAGGATCTGGAATGACCATTACTAGCAACAgttacttgaaaataaattggGCAAACATGCCTTGACAGAGTGAGATAACTGTGGGTCTTTTTCCAAGGAAACTATGAAAACCAGGACAACTTTATGATAGTTTTACTCTTTGCAATTTGCTAAGAAAAGTTGCAGCTGaaagattttcttaaaaaatgtaaatccCACTTGATGTGCCTGTGTAAGATACCCTGTCTGCCTGGTGGCTGGAGAGGCTGAGGCAGACTGCTGTACAGTGTTGTTTCAGGGAGAAGTACTGTATTAAACTTCAAACTGAGGTAATATTTACTGTTTTCACAGGAAAGCAAGTATTCTACAGCTAACAAATACAAATTTATAATCCTGCCTACAACAGTTAAGACTTTCCCTCTGTTTGTCTCCTGCTGGAGCCAGAGACGTTGAAGAATTAAGCTAAAATTTTCAAGTCTTTTTCACATGCAAAAAGATATTTGGTTTGGCCCCTGTGTTTTGGCAGAAATCTGGAATAAAGTGTCACAtgtaacaaaattaatttcctatACCATGAAAATGAGATGCTCTAAAATCTTTGTTTTAGAAAACTAGATTCTAAATGTTAACTTAGCTGTGAATCAGTTTGtagctcatgttgagtttctacctttccttttcttgcgTCCCAAATACTTTGCTGAATTCTTCCAGcaaaacctgaaaaagaaaactgcaataGAACTGTGCTCACTGTAAGTGATTAGCTGAGAGTCCAACAGCATCTGAGAGAGGTTCGTTTTATCTTTGTGTTCCCTTTTTTGGGAGGAATGTTGACCGTCACATAAATTTAAGCACcttgattttatttcacttatAAAATGCTGCCAAGTTACCTGTAAACTGGCcactatatttttattctgtagaggagttttgtgggtttttttcaattgaACACTGTTAACACTTGTTCTTTATTGATATCCCAGAGTGTCACATGCACGTGGGGCTTCCGGCTGGTTTACAGAATATGCAGTTGTCGGAGTATTTtatgaggggggaaaaaatggttACCTAGGAGGATTTGTTCCACTGAAAAACTGTAGTTTCTcttgggggcggggggagagGTTGTATGTACTGTACTTATCTGGATTGCAGACACCTAAATAAGTATAGGGttatataggaaaaaaacccctttgatTACATTTTATGGTAgtaatttaaatgtttcttatgGTGATGTACTGAATGCCTATAAAATTATGTATAGGAGTTTGATAAAAGGGTGTATGTACTGGTTTTTATTCTCAATGAGGTGTGTATGTATGCacgtatgtttttttttttacaaaataagaTAATGTCATGCAGAAGAACGTTGTGATCTTTCTAATCTTgcacatatttatttattttacagttataCTGATATTGAATTCACACGAGGTcattcagaaatgcttttaCTTCCTGTGCCTTTTGAACTATGTATGTGTCCAGATAAATGATTTTTTGGTTAAAGACTTGAGGAGGAAAAAGTATGCAGGTTACATTCAACTTCAGATCTTGATTTGTAGGCAGTATTTTATCCTCTGGTTGaaccagttttatttttctatctttAGCTTAACTGAGCATTGAGGGGTCTCTGTTCCTTTCATCCTGGATTTACAGCTTACATCTAGGGAATCTCTTAACCCTCTCAGTGTGggtttccaaaccaaactaattGGTAGATGTAATCTTCTACCTGGTAGATGTGACTGCAGCATGGAGTCCATTCCTGAGAGGCGGAAGTGTTGAGGAAGAATCCTGCTGAAAGGGAATTACTGGGTGTTGTGCTAGTGGTCACCATGGTCTCCCTGGAAGCTGAGACACCTCAAGTTCCCAGTGTCTGCATTGTGCTGTTCTCAAGGACCATACCAGTTCTTAATCTATTAAAATGGCCAAGGAACACTCCATCTTTTTATGGGACTTGCAACTGAATCtttttacttctgaaaatgtaCCTCACTCAGCTTTGTAAGTGAATGTAAAGTGCTAACCTCTTGGGGCCGAAAATTGGATCACTTGGCTTGAACTCCATTGCTGGCAATGGATACCTGAAGAACTGCTGGTGCAAAAGGGttaataaagctttttttttatggtcAGTTTGTCACTGGGTATTGTTCATTGTATGGATGTATCTGACAGAGCTAATTGTTAGCATCTTGACttgtgcagagctgctgtttttCCTGCACTGTGTCTTCCCCACAGAAGTGGGGTAGAGTCTATTATGAAATTCATCCTTTGGATTCAAGCAAAgcctttgttttttattgtCCTGAAACATATTTGTGATTATAATAAATGTCTTCAGGTGCCTGGCTTAGCTGTGCCATAACCAAGATTGTTACCCAGGACTGCAGTAAATCTCACTGGTCAGGTTTGTAGGGATAGTGCTATTTGCGTCAAAAACTGAATGAGAGAAGCGTTGTTGCCAAACAGGAGCCTGAGaagcaaaatgagaaagaattttaatttatttccttagGCAGAAGATCAGTGGGAGGGGAGACTGTTAGCCTGACAGAAGAGTTTTCCTTGGGATCTTAGGGTAGGAGAAGATAGGGAATGTCATGGGACCATGAAGCTCATCAGCTGAGCAAAGAGTAACACTGTAGATGTATGAAAAGTTTTTCTGGAGCAGCATCTGCCTTCTGTGCCGTGTTAAGGCTGTGCTGTCAAGTGAAATAATAGAGgtattcttccttctccttgtctATTTGTTCTTGcctgtgctttttcttctccttcctcacaGGTGAGTTGGAACGAAACATCAGCCTCCTGCTGATCTgtagaggaggaggaagatgtgCATTCGTCAGTGTTGTGTTGGAGCAGCGTGTCTGAAATGTGCAGCTACTGCTCAAGCTGCTTCCTTCTGCCAAACTCTCCTGCTGTGAGGGACTGTGGCCCcttgctgttggctttctgggtaGGTTTCAGTGTGTCCTaagtgtttttttctattaGAAAACTAGCATCAAGGGTACGAAGGCCACACATGTGCTAGTGCTTCAGGTTCTACAATGTACTGTTTTCCGACTAAGGCCTTGTTTGTATGCTCCAAAGAGGATGGGAACTTGGACGCCTGAAAATATCTGTGGGAACCTGCAGAAGCTTCTTATTTTATCTTGTGCAAAGGGGCAGGGACTCGTGGTACCTGTTCTGAACCACCTGTGCTGCCACTGGCTGGGTGTGTGACTGAGAACTGGGCTGCCTTTACCCGGTTGTGCTGACCTGTGAAATGGGCAGCAGGAGTCACACTGAAGCTCTGCCCTCTGAGGGGCTAAAGCTCAGTTTGGTGTAATGCAGCACATGCCAAGAAAGGTGTGGTTTGATGGCATGGCTGAGCTGACCTAGGGCCATGCTGTTGGGTTCCTCTTTGAGAAAATTGACAAGTAATGGAGCAGGCCATGTGGTCAAGACACAAGGATGAGAGAAAGGTGATGGAAGGATCCTGAGCTGAAATAActcttgacatcaggaaaaaaaatttcacggaaagggtcattgggcactggaccgggctgcccagggaggtggttgagtcacctttcctggaggtgtttaagggacgggtggacgaggtgctgagggacgtggtttagtgattgatgggaatggttggactcgatccagtcgatcctagtgattctgtgataactgACTTCCTAGTAGTTGCTTAAGTTGCATCAGTCCTGTAAACTGGGCTACGTGTGAATGTGGGTGCCACCACTACCCAGCTATGAAAGCCCCTAGTGATGCTTCCTCCCTTAAACTTGATGCTAGAGTACCCCCAGCTTCTCTGAAGTGAGCTGTTGAGGTGAGGTGTTCCTTTGGATTCCTGTGcttacctttttttctgtagttgcCAGTGCTCTTTCCAGAGCCCTTTGTGatctttcctcctgctgctgcttctgtagtCTGAGCTTTTCCTCTCTGCGCCTTTTGAAGGGAGCAAATGAAAGACGAGTTAGATGCGTTGTGCAGCTGCACCAAATATCCTTTTGACACACAGCTTGTCTAACAGAGTAAGACCACCAGAGTTTGGGAATACCTGATGCTGGAATTggttgctgtgagggtggtaagaAGGAAACGCTTGGTGAATTTGTTCCTAATCTTTCTGGAgtgaggggaggaaaaagcatATCAAGCTTTGCAAAGGGAGATGGTTCTGTTACAGACATGCTCTGTGCCACCTTCAGCAGGTGATTTGTGCCCTGGTTGCTCACCAGTTTTGTGGGTGAATGATGCTTGTGTCTTACGTTCTCACCAGTGCAATCAAGCCCGTAACGTACTGATGTGAGTAGGAGGGTTGGACATCCTTGCAGCTACACCTTTGTCTAAACAGGCACCATGAGGCCGACGCTGCAGGTGGCTCGGATTCCTTATGGAAATACCCTCAAGCTATTGAAcactgcagcagagaggaaattAATTGTTAACCTTGTAATCTTCAGGAGATTTTTAAAGGCTATTTGAAGGGGCTggttggtttactttgctttttatttgcagGTGGGGTGTCAGCTTGCTTCTTGGATTCTCCTCCATCCCTAGAGCAGGATAAATGTCTTCTTTTGTAAGTTAAGAGTGCAGAACCATTCACAGAATATCAGGAAGAAGCAACACACCCTTCCTGCTACAAAGGTGAAGAATACACAGAGCAAGACAGTAAATAGGAGGGAAATGTCACTATTCTGGcttttaatccttttttctctgcttgatCTGATTTCACCTGGGATGGCCAGATACAATCAGCTGTCCAGCTGCATCTTTGCTGTTTGTGAGGGGAGATTTCCTGTGtgtaaaagcaaaaaggaatgTGTTTCATCTCGGAACTGGAATTTATTGTATTAATTAGCTACTATTTAATTTGATAATAGAAGTTGAAATTAAGAgttttgcagaagaaacatttgaaaGCTGGCATTGCTGACAAGTGCCTTTCATGTATGATCGAAGTCTGACAAAAAATCAGAGAGTATCAGGCTCTGTGTTAAATAACTACAGAAGAATACTTCTTATATTTAATCAGTTTAAATATTGTTACTGTAAATTGTCTTCTTGAAATGATGATCCTCATCATCAAATCTGCTCaggagatcttttttttttttttttttcccagcttcttCCAGATTTTGCACTTTTCTAATGTAGCTGTGAGGTGCAGCTACTGGGAATATGAAACCCTTACAGCAGTGACATGGGATGTAGTGGTTACATGGGCTTTCAGGTTGCTGTTACAGTGGTTTGGGTCAATCTGACAGATTTGGCTTTGCTTTTAACTGTCGACATTTAAAAACAGAGGCCCTGTTTCCAGAAAAGGGTCTTGTCTTACCTTATCAACCGTTCCTTTCTCTTGGCTTTCTCAACCTGTTCTATCTTTGCTGGTGGGATTTTCTCCAGGCTATCCAGTAAATCATTGACCTGTTTTTCTATCACCATTAGCATCTGTATTGTCTGCAGGTTTGTCTCATTTTTTCCAGTGCAATCCAAATAGACTCCCAGCACCTTCTCATTCAGGCTTGTGAGTATTTTGTCCTAGAGATGAGAGGAGATATGGTGAGCTGGGTTCTGCTCAGTAGAACCATGTAATCCCTCCAAAAGCAAAAGAGATTAGTACACTTTAATTTCCTCAACAAAAGTCAATTGCTTGTTTCCCTGTTTGCTTAGCACCAGTGTCTGGGATCAAGGCTGCATCGAGCCATTCTTCTTGTGGTATCTCAGCCCTGGGACACACTGCAGCTGCCTTTTTGCTTCTGCTAGCCCTACTCCCACTTTGTAGCTGCATGGAGGAGACACATTTACCCCGTTTTATTACCTCAGCAATGCCCCAAACGTGTCCCCATTACAGCTCCATTGCTGTGAAACAGCGCTGACCCATCCCCAGTGCAACCCACTGTCTGCTTTTTCCCCAGGATGGATAAGGCTGGTGGAGAGGAATGGTTTATGCAGTGGCTAACTCCGCTTGCCTTGGTCTCGGGGTGGTATTACCTGGTCATAAGCTTTGTgttctgcagaggaaaagagCTGGACATTCAGCTTCAGATCTGCTACTGTCTCTTCTTCCTTGGCGACGGAGGATTTGAGGGAGACTACCTGCTGTTTCAGCTCTGCTAACTCCTCCTCCCTGGGCCAGAAGAGAAAGGAGGTTATTTTGTAAAGGGCGTTTCTGCAACACAACTCCTCTGTGCTTCCCAGCCTGGACCatccctcctgctgccagcagatGGAGGTAACACTTCGTGCCATTTCTGGGGAGCTTGCACCTACAGCTCTGAGAGCAGAGAGAACTTGTGATTTTTGGGGAATTACAGTTACTGTGCTGGTGTGTGGGAGGAAGAAAGCATAACTAAACTTTCAATGTTTTTTAACAAGTAAATGACGTTTAAAAACTTTCAAAAGGGGGTAAGCTATACTTTAAATGGGAATATGTGTGCCTACCTACCATTAAAATACTATATTGTAATTACACTTGGGCTCCCTGCTGGCTTCCTCTAGTGAGGGTTTGCAGTGAGTTGGAATAGGTGCTGGTCTGGATTGCTCCAGGACATGCCTTGGTTTTAACTTTGGTCTTTATGAGAATTACAGGGTACTTGTAGTTCATGTCCACTCCAGGTTGCTAAATGCTGCACCGCCTCCCCATTCTGTGCCTTGAGGACTAAGGAATTAGTCCCAAGCTCAAGTCCTATCTCCTAAATTACATAGATGGGACGCTCTTTAAGGAGCTCACAAGATAGTGAGTTGGaagggctgctgctgggctcGGGAGGTATGAGAAAGAGACTGTTGTGTGCTGCGTGAACAGCATCATGTGCGATCTGCAGTGTGCAGCCTGGTGGTGAGGTGCTAGGGGAAGAGGGAGTCGCTTATATTTGAAAAgtggggcacagggacccctTCCCAGGAGTGGCAGGATCATGCTTACATGCTTTCGTGTGTGGTGATGAAAGCGTGTTGGACCTTGGCCAAACGTTCCTCAACCTCTTGGGCCTTCTGGATGAGGGACAAGTTCTCATCCTCCATCTCCGTGAAAATAGACAGCAATTGTTGGGGATCAGTAAAATACAACTTGGGTTCCTGGAGCGGAAAACACATGTGATGAGTTTTTGTCCTCCATTAACTTATTTTCCATTGGACTATATGGAGGTTGGTCTGCACTAGCCCTGGTTGTTCAAACGTTTTTCCATGCAGAGACCCATGAGTGTACACATACAAATGTCTCCCACCTTCCTGATGTGCGTAGCTTAACACTGCCTCAGGAACTCAACTCCAAAAGAAGTTGCATTTTGGGGAGTACAAACCGGCACAAATGGCTGTGAGCAGGAAAACTTTGATTTCAGGCATAAAACAATAACTTCACTATTTTCAAAATCTGCCATTATATGATGTCATATCTCTTGAGGGGATGGCAAGCTTTGAGATGATGGTAGATTTTGGGAAAGTGAAGGGGGAAGGTTAAACTAAGGTATTTATAATACATGCTGCTAAAATATGAACATTTATGAATATGCAAACATGCATTTATAATTACTGGCTGCAGCTACTCCTCAATACCGTAATGAATGGTTAGAAGGTGAGAGAAATTAATAACATAAATAGACGACACTGGACAAACAGAAAGTGTAGATATTTCAACACGAAACTTCTGACCTCATCTTCATCCAAGGAGGTTTCGCTCTCTGCATCTTCCAgtgaacttctgaaaaaaaagcattttgtgcATCAGGCCCTCAGAGAAATGATAGCTCAAAGGAGACCTTGCTATGAATCATGAGCGCTGTtgtttgctgttgctgtttgctCCATAATAGTACTTTGCACATTCACACGTTTGGCCCCCTGTGCCAGTGAGGGGTCAGTAGGAGCCAGGGATCACACAGACACGCAGCGTGGCCGCTACGTCTGTCCACAAGCAAGCTGCCTTTTGAGCCgctccaggctctgctggcCAGCAAGGTCAAGCATGACGCGTGAGCCTGAACTTAGGGTGTTGATCCAAACACCTTTAAATTTGATGGGAGGCTGGGCTCTCGGGTAATGAGAAGGCAGAGGCAGGAGCCTTGTTTAAAAGTGCTCAGGCAGCAGTACAAGTGTAGAGAAAGCCTTGTGCTCTCTGTGGGTATGGTATGGCTCCTGAACAACATGATGTGGCCACCATATGAGTCTGAAGTGTTGTCCTGCCCATGGAGAGAGCTGTTGAGCGCTCCTTCCTCTGCAGAAACTACTACTGTGAACCAGAAGTGCAGCCTCTTTCTTCCCTGCTCAGCTGCAGAGACAAGCCAGCACAAGAGCTGGAAGAGCAAGGCATGAGGTGCCTGACTGGTGTTGCAAGCAGTCTGCTCATCACCTTcacttgcccttgtcccttgtgcCGTAGAGGGGTGAAAAACCTCCATTTACGTCACCTTACCGCCAGCCCCACTTTTATCCAAATCATTCCTGCCATGTGACAGCAGCCCAGTGTTTGCAGCGGCTTCATGAGTGTTGGCACGTGACAGCACCTGCAGTGCTCTGGGTGGAGGCAGAGGAAATGGCTCTGCAAGCAATGATTTAATTGAAACTCTTGATagccagttttttttttcacccttagAAGACACACCAGCTActcatgctttcttttccaggcattttctttgtttgcctCAAAAAGCTGGGGCTGGCCATACTTGTCTCATACTCCCACGTGCCCCTCTGCTTCTCAGGCTGGCCCTGCTTCAGTGACAGCAGTGTCAGtctgcctgcatcccagcatATTTTCTCTGAAGGCTTTTACTGTAGGTTTGCTGTCAGTGCAACGTGGGTCTACAATGTCCTTGGACCTTCATTAATGACAAAACAACAGGCAGCCGCTTGCACAGCAGCCGTGACCAACAGAGAGAACCAGTAACTCAGCTGAGAAGTTTTGCTCCAGGAGAAATGCCCAAGGTCTGTGATTCCTCCTGTGGTCAAGATCCAGACTCTTAGGGCAGGTTCTTAGCAGAGGATGTGAAGCTGGAGCCCGTATGCAGGTACTGACTTGCACATCTGATGGCTTCCAGCTAGTATTTAGATTTGTTCCAACAGGACAATTTGTTCCAATAAGGTGTGCTCACAGTGAAGGTGAGGAGTGGGTTTCCCATCACCTGACTGCTCTCTACATTACTTAATCATTACAACCAACCGGTTGTTTGCCTTGTCTTGTGCTTACGTTATTCCTGTTGATAGAGGCTTCAGGAAGTTTCTGAGCTGTGGCCTGATCTCATGTAATGAGCTGAATTCCAAGCTTCTTGGAGACAAAAGGGAACTTGGCACATCTGTGTGACTGGTACTATGGGGACTGGTGGTGTTTGTCTTGGCTGTCAGACCCTGGCCTGGAGACAAGGAGATGTATAGTTAGAGCACAGGACTGTCCCAGTGAGGAGTGAGAAGCTCCTCCCTGGCACTCACCCTGCTCTGCAGTGGTGGGAGCTGAAGCaatttcttcatcatctttGGATGCTGTTTCCAAATCCTTTTCCTTTGTgtgctttttcctgttttcctcctgCCACTCCTTTGGAGATAATTGATAGAGGAAGTCCCTGTACATCTTGTACTCCTGCAGAATAGTCTTGAATCTGGTTATATCACTGGGGTGAGAGAAGTGGACAAAGTTTGTTAGCAGGGAGGAAAGCCCCTGTTTGAACAGGTTCTTTCTAACTTTTGATAGACAGCGTCAGGCAGGGTGCATGTCTTCATGCAAGAACAAATGGGAACTTGCCCTGCGTGGTGTCTGTGGATCCCCAGGTGGAAGCTATCTGGTCACATCTCTGCAGCCAGACCATTGCTATGGCACTGGGTTTACTAATATGGGaatttttacttgaaaatgAATGAGGAATCTTGCCAACTCAATTCATAATAGGAATTACAActtttttccttgttgtttCCCCCAGGTTGCCATTAAAACACataatttagttttgtttagtCTTCCATCTGAGACTAGgcatttaattttggttttggatTATTCATACTTTTTAGAAGTATAATTAAAAAACTAGTTGAGTTGTATTAGACACAAAGCCAGTATCTGGAAAACGAAAGCGGAAACATTTTGACTCTTGAAATGGAACCTCTTTAGAAATCTGtttttctcaatttcttttttctgtgagggtatAGCACTGTAAGGGCTGTTAAAGGCTGGGCAAGGGTAGTGTGCAACCATTACCTTTGGAGTTTCTCTATCTGGGAAGTCATTGCACGGACCtccaatattttctttgtctttgctgcagtttctttttcagcaCTAGGGAAGAAGGCATAAATACAAACCATAAAACAATTCAGCAGTAAGTGGGTAGTGAATTGAAGTGtatataaaacagagaaaatgatgTGGAAGGAGCGCTAGAAATCTTTTATAGAAAGCTTGCTTATAGATGTATCCCAGGTGGTGCTTGGCTCCTGCCTGAAGGGGCCTGGTTgtcttggcaaagagaatatggGGTTTCGATGACACTTCCAGATTAAGGTCCCCCTAAcgtggctgctgctgagcatcaattgctgctctgctcttgtgataTCTGTAAGGGGCCAAAGTGCTGAGTTTCCTTCACTTGGGGACaatttctgctgtgagggtTTGGGCAGAAGCACCTCCCTCTTGTTAGGGTGTTGTGAAAAGAGTGGAAGTGGTGGAGACAGCAGCAGGTTCCTTGCTGCAGCCAAATCAAGAGCTTTTATAATGAGGGCATTTCCCAGCTTTCAGtccccttcctctctttcattTAATGTGCAGGGACGAAGCACCACCAGGACT from Phaenicophaeus curvirostris isolate KB17595 chromosome 11, BPBGC_Pcur_1.0, whole genome shotgun sequence includes the following:
- the CFAP100 gene encoding cilia- and flagella-associated protein 100; this encodes MVFLWPESKMSSPHTDSAFESLSTKPGMENQLVLSESPEKDEENPFTVPPDIFSIMDKEIKKAKAERERMKTMKVHEKITYSTKRKAKPKELRKALLKEEKEECRKQAADKEKLKTLQERLSSKAIKREYPLIKETFHEYMNNKRVIFLLKYDMAVKQEEIQKLKKIIKNEERKVEKAENHLEKEAAMFDEFLKENHKTSFQALKIAEKETAAKTKKILEVRAMTSQIEKLQSDITRFKTILQEYKMYRDFLYQLSPKEWQEENRKKHTKEKDLETASKDDEEIASAPTTAEQGQGLTAKTNTTSPHSTSHTDVPSSLLSPRSLEFSSLHEIRPQLRNFLKPLSTGITSSLEDAESETSLDEDEEPKLYFTDPQQLLSIFTEMEDENLSLIQKAQEVEERLAKVQHAFITTHESMEEELAELKQQVVSLKSSVAKEEETVADLKLNVQLFSSAEHKAYDQDKILTSLNEKVLGVYLDCTGKNETNLQTIQMLMVIEKQVNDLLDSLEKIPPAKIEQVEKAKRKERLIRRREEKLRLQKQQQEERSQRALERALATTEKKVSTGIQRNTSPQQLTSEKLGVL